The following proteins are co-located in the Maridesulfovibrio sp. genome:
- the prxU gene encoding thioredoxin-dependent peroxiredoxin (Most members of this family contain a selenocysteine.) — protein sequence MSKVQAGCSKPVGNNAEEVQPEVENVASETSKGAGKMIKAGQKAPDFSAMAYQDGGFKEVKLSDYAGRWVVLCFYPGDFTFVUATEVSAVAEKHAEFEALGVQVLSMSTDSVFVHKMWEYDELSKMITAGKVPFPMLSDGGGKVGEMYGVYDENSGVDIRGRFLIDPDGVIVGYEVLTPPVGRNVSETLRQIQAYQHVRATGAAEVCPSGWKPGKTVLSPGPELVGKVWEAWKVSMAFED from the coding sequence ATGAGTAAAGTACAAGCGGGTTGCTCAAAGCCTGTCGGTAATAACGCCGAAGAAGTGCAGCCTGAAGTTGAAAATGTTGCCTCCGAAACATCTAAAGGAGCAGGAAAAATGATTAAAGCTGGACAGAAAGCCCCTGATTTTTCTGCAATGGCCTATCAGGATGGCGGGTTCAAAGAAGTAAAACTCTCTGATTACGCAGGAAGATGGGTAGTTCTTTGCTTCTACCCCGGTGATTTTACCTTTGTCTGAGCAACTGAAGTTTCGGCGGTCGCCGAAAAACATGCAGAATTTGAAGCCCTCGGAGTTCAAGTCCTTTCCATGAGCACTGACAGCGTTTTCGTTCATAAAATGTGGGAATATGATGAACTTTCCAAAATGATCACAGCTGGCAAGGTTCCTTTTCCAATGCTCTCGGATGGCGGAGGTAAAGTCGGTGAAATGTATGGTGTATATGATGAAAATTCCGGTGTTGATATTCGTGGCCGTTTTCTGATCGATCCTGACGGTGTAATTGTCGGTTATGAAGTTCTGACTCCGCCGGTCGGACGTAATGTGTCTGAAACTTTGCGCCAGATTCAGGCCTATCAGCATGTAAGGGCAACAGGTGCCGCCGAGGTTTGCCCCTCCGGCTGGAAACCCGGTAAGACAGTTCTCAGCCCCGGTCCTGAACTCGTAGGTAAGGTTTGGGAGGCTTGGAAAGTCTCAATGGCCTTTGAAGATTAG
- a CDS encoding ArsC/Spx/MgsR family protein, with translation MDFTIRHIVKETPTKDEFLAWQKIAGVDKKKFVNTNGKKYKDMGLKETIDAMSDAELFELISADGMLVKRPILVNDDFVLIGFKLKEWEERF, from the coding sequence ATTGATTTCACCATCCGCCATATAGTCAAAGAGACCCCGACCAAAGATGAATTTCTTGCATGGCAGAAGATTGCCGGGGTGGACAAGAAAAAGTTCGTTAATACCAACGGTAAGAAATATAAGGATATGGGATTGAAAGAGACCATTGATGCCATGAGCGATGCTGAGCTTTTTGAGCTGATTTCCGCTGACGGAATGCTGGTCAAACGTCCCATTCTTGTGAACGATGATTTTGTTCTCATCGGTTTCAAGCTTAAAGAATGGGAAGAGCGGTTTTAA
- a CDS encoding methylglyoxal synthase — MSKVKNIAVVAHDNCKKELLDFVDCNHNILSRHNLVATGTTGGLVEKMIRERVEQMQDEGYDFKPVNRMKSGPLGGDQQLGAMISEGKIDVLIFFWDPMQPQPHDVDVKALLRLAVLYNIPTASNRSSAEFLISSPFFEGEFQRKETDFSSYTQRKI; from the coding sequence ATGAGTAAGGTAAAGAATATAGCTGTGGTTGCCCATGACAACTGCAAGAAAGAGTTGCTTGATTTTGTTGACTGCAATCACAATATCCTTTCCCGGCATAACCTTGTAGCCACCGGTACCACCGGTGGGCTGGTCGAGAAAATGATCAGGGAAAGGGTAGAGCAGATGCAAGATGAAGGATACGATTTCAAGCCGGTTAACAGGATGAAATCCGGTCCTTTGGGCGGAGATCAGCAGCTTGGGGCCATGATTTCCGAAGGTAAGATTGATGTGCTGATCTTTTTCTGGGATCCCATGCAGCCGCAGCCTCATGATGTTGATGTTAAGGCATTGCTGCGTTTGGCTGTTCTTTACAATATCCCCACCGCAAGCAATCGTTCCTCTGCGGAATTCCTGATATCTTCTCCTTTTTTTGAAGGGGAATTCCAGCGTAAGGAAACTGATTTCAGCTCATACACCCAGCGCAAGATTTAA
- a CDS encoding glycosyltransferase has protein sequence MDTFWNRLPRELAEKFLAGGVGRTHLTSIGYKCIEFSKNDPANRELFIKLAFETLISAWCHDSLNLQSAQLQQNLMGQEGPNSPMGKMLARIVEESHKDDFSTQEKRLRNLISRERYEQAAEVLAQLLEESPTSLALLKISKEIYEATGERPFLNASLQLLENIDFNSMEPLHDFLSANLAFAQGEYAQAASYYEKAYNTGSFPEALPRLGECLLRMGNRAEAIRLYQQDTDARPWRINTLLRTADLISETDLLSSPPPGKVAILIYSYNKAKELDATLEAVFAAKYENTFLAVLDNGSNDGTAAIIDKWEAESKTRDDLPMIRFDLHVNIGAPAARNWLLFHPQIAKADFAAFLDDDALPPQDWLLKLGAAIKNYPDAGVWGCKVVDAPNPRKIQSVDLHIKNENSTDGSQLRTTDIQLETMDYGQFDYMRPCGSVTGCCHIIRMDDLETAGGFDIRFSPSQFDDLDRDLRLCLQKKVPVYQGHLQVRHLKRTGTAGATNKKAAAIQIGNQSRLDMKYSSLEARDINEADFRAALADVLRKEKIVHN, from the coding sequence ATGGACACATTCTGGAACAGGCTCCCACGAGAACTTGCAGAGAAATTTCTGGCCGGGGGCGTCGGACGCACTCATTTAACATCCATCGGCTACAAGTGCATTGAATTCAGCAAAAACGATCCCGCCAACCGCGAACTATTTATTAAGCTCGCCTTTGAAACCCTGATTTCTGCATGGTGCCATGATTCCCTGAATCTACAAAGCGCACAGCTGCAGCAAAACCTTATGGGGCAGGAAGGCCCGAACTCCCCCATGGGCAAAATGCTGGCCCGCATTGTGGAAGAATCCCATAAAGACGACTTCAGTACACAGGAAAAACGCCTGCGCAACCTGATCAGCCGAGAACGTTATGAGCAAGCCGCAGAAGTATTGGCCCAACTGCTTGAGGAATCTCCAACTTCACTTGCCCTGCTGAAAATTTCAAAAGAAATCTATGAAGCCACAGGAGAAAGACCGTTCCTTAATGCCTCTTTACAATTATTAGAAAATATCGATTTCAATTCCATGGAACCACTGCACGATTTTCTTTCCGCCAACCTGGCTTTCGCACAAGGGGAATACGCTCAGGCGGCCTCGTACTATGAAAAAGCCTACAATACAGGCTCATTCCCCGAAGCCCTGCCAAGACTGGGCGAATGCCTGCTGCGCATGGGCAACCGTGCCGAGGCTATCAGACTTTATCAGCAGGACACAGACGCACGACCTTGGCGGATCAATACCCTGCTGCGGACAGCGGACCTGATCAGCGAAACAGATCTCCTCAGCAGTCCTCCTCCGGGCAAAGTAGCTATCCTGATATACAGCTACAACAAGGCCAAAGAACTGGACGCCACCCTCGAAGCTGTATTCGCTGCAAAATATGAAAACACTTTTCTTGCAGTGCTGGATAACGGCAGCAATGACGGAACCGCAGCAATCATCGATAAATGGGAAGCTGAATCCAAAACAAGGGATGATCTGCCCATGATCCGCTTTGACTTGCATGTAAATATCGGCGCCCCGGCAGCACGCAACTGGCTGCTCTTTCATCCTCAAATTGCAAAGGCGGACTTCGCTGCTTTCCTTGATGACGACGCCCTGCCGCCACAGGACTGGCTACTTAAGCTTGGGGCTGCAATAAAGAATTACCCTGATGCCGGGGTCTGGGGCTGTAAAGTTGTGGATGCTCCTAATCCGCGCAAAATCCAAAGTGTAGACCTGCATATCAAGAATGAAAACAGCACGGACGGTTCGCAACTGCGCACAACCGACATTCAGCTCGAGACTATGGATTATGGACAGTTTGATTATATGCGCCCCTGTGGTTCAGTAACCGGATGCTGCCACATCATACGCATGGATGATCTTGAAACAGCAGGCGGATTCGACATCCGTTTCTCCCCCTCACAATTCGACGACCTCGACCGGGACTTGCGACTCTGCCTGCAAAAGAAAGTTCCGGTATATCAAGGACACCTGCAAGTCCGACATTTAAAGAGGACTGGAACTGCCGGAGCTACCAACAAGAAAGCCGCCGCCATCCAGATCGGAAATCAAT